One stretch of Rhizoctonia solani chromosome 8, complete sequence DNA includes these proteins:
- a CDS encoding extracellular matrix protein 14, with amino-acid sequence MRFLNAALCATAIYTVPTLGSVIRTPSQYTGTKIIRIPTGGQVQTDQLLNMIDTLGIPTWTDVHIPYSHMDVQVSKDCLSEFRNALRKINPELNSQLTVIHEDLAVSLAKEAEGMNTLYRRGPEGLANDEWFNSYHVYTDHLQFLQDLASTFPNNAKVVTSDNSYEGRPITGINIFGSSGSGAKPAVIFHGTVHAREWISTMVTEQIAYSLLSNYTTSPTIKSYVDKYDFYIFPVVNPDGFVYTQTDPDNRFWRKNRQPPPSNSSCYGRDINRNWAWQWGTGGSSPDPCEEDYHGISAGDSPEFKGLSVFLDARANSDAGAILYMDFHAKGLLFMSPYGYSNTEIAPDRAEHRKMEQGFAAAFKAPYNNTLTIGPIYQTIYQASGTSVDYAYGHSKIKYSFAIELRGAMSLSGFVLPPDEIRPSGIEVYEGVKYLLENMVAEEANSSNSGMKLFISWVHVAFLLILPAWMC; translated from the exons ATGCGCTTCCTTAATGCTGCCCTTTGCGCCACTGCGATTTATACTGTACCGACGTTGGGATCAGTTATCCGGACCCCTAGCCAATATACAGGAACCAAGATTATTCGTATTCCTACTGGTGGCCAAGTACAGACCGACCAACTTCTGAACATGATCGATACGCTTGGAATTCCAACGTGGACGGATGTTCATATTCCTTATTCTCATATGGACGTTCAGGTCTCAAAAGATTGTCTTAGTGAATTCCGCAATGCATTGAGGAAAATTAACCCAGAACTCAATTCCCAACTCACCGTTATACATGAAGACCTTGCAGTCAGCCTCGCGAAAGAGGCCGAGGGCATGAACACCCTGTATCGCAGGGGACCGG AGGGACTGGCGAATGATGAATGGTTCAACAGttatcatgtatatacggACCACCTTCAATTCCTACAAGACCTTGCTTCTACCTTTCCGAATAATGCCAAGGTTGTCACTAGCGACAATTCATATGAAGGTCGTCCAATCACAGGTATCAACATCTTTGGTAGTTCTG GTTCTGGTGCCAAGCCAGCTGTGATATTTCATGGAACGGTTCACGCCCGTGAATGGATTTCCACTATG GTCACCGAACAAATTGCATACAGCCTGCTTTCCAATTACACCACCTCACCTACGATCAAGAGTTACGTTGATAAATACGacttttatatttttccggTCGTCAATCCAGATG GCTTTGTTTACACTCAAACAGACCCGGATAATCGTTTTTGGCGGAAGAATAGGCAACCGCCACCATCCAACTCGAGCTGCTATGGGCGGGATATTAACAGGAATTGGGCGTGGCAATGGGGAACCGGTGGCTCGTCGCCCGACCCTTGCGAAGAAGATTACCATG GAATCTCGGCCGGTGACTCTCCCGAATTCAAAGGACTTTCTGTCTTTCTCGACGCAAGAGCCAACTCCGATGCCGGCGCTATACTCTACATGGATTTTCATGCGAAGGGTCTACTATTCATGAGCC CATACGGCTATTCGAACACTGAGATTGCTCCAGATAGAGCTGAGCATAGAAAGATGGAGCAAGGTTTTGCAGCGGCGTTCAAAGCTCCATACAACAACACCTTGACAATTGGCCCCATCTATCAGACGATCTACCAGGCTTCCGGAACTAGCGTTGACTATGCTTATGGTCACTCCAAGATCAAGTATTCGTTTGCTATCGAGTTGAGAGGCGCGATGTCCCTAAGTGGATTTGTACTCCCGCCGGACGAGATTAGACCATCGGGCATTGAAGTTTATGAGGGTGTAAAGTATCTATTGGAAAATATGGTGGCAGAGGAAGCAAATTCTTCTAATTCTGGAATGAAGCTATTTATATCTTGGGTTCACGTAGCTTTTCTCTTAATTCTTCCAGCTTGGATGTGCTAG
- a CDS encoding G-protein alpha subunit, protein MSSEDPLTLAMAPPPNETPDQKSRRLREEAEAKRVSDAIDEEIKEARARDRKRKASESESGKSTTLKQFQLMYSPNAFHSERSSWRAVIYLNLARSVRKILDALDPASFVEDVEPPTPDPEQRPGTALSIRTEEKLAHISELRLRLQPLMLLEDQLNRTLAGDLSGNELEPTRLGSYAAPHRDSGDKQDKEVAVRSGSTWKKALNPFKGKRSDDDDAYTWDDPNDPGHTIFALREDMLALWRDPFVQDVLHKRRLQLEHTAGFFLNDMERITERRYIPTDDDVLRARLKTLGVVEHHFALDRGAEKGVDWRIYDVGGARGQRHVWAPFFSDVNAIIFLAPISAFDQMLAEDRRVNRIEDSIQLFKMVCGNKLLANLCVPYVVMGAKKVVLVRVGFQTRPGLRPTLVDVIVTTHSCTPLTVNIVLFLNKCDLLKKKLASGIKVSKYVTSYGERPNDYEHVSKYFRTKFGAIQRDYSVAPRELYVHLTSVTDTRATSAIIHNVRDIILRQNLKNSSLM, encoded by the exons ATGTCGAGCGAAGACCCCTTGACGCTGGCCATGGCCCCACCGCCAAACGAGACACCAGACCAAAAGTCCCGCAGGCTGAGGGAAGAGGCCGAAGCCAAGCGGGTCTCGGACGCGATTGACGAGGAGATCAAGGAGGCACGTGCGAGGGATCGGAAGCGCAAGGCTAGCGAG AGCGAATCTGGAAAGAGCACGACGCTCAAGCAGTTCCAGCTCATGTACTCTCCCAACGCATTCCATTCCGAGCGATCATCGTGGCGGGCTGTGATATACTTGAATCTTGCACGCTCGGTCCGCAAGATACTGGATGCGCTCGATCCCGCCTCGTTTGTCGAGGATGTCGAGCCTCCCACACCCGACCCTGAACAACGTCCGGGAACAGCACTCAGCATACGCACCGAGGAAAAACTTGCTCATATTTCCGAATTGAGACTGCGCTTGCAGCCACTCATGCTCCTCGAGGACCAATTGAATCGAACGCTGGCCGGGGATTTGAGCGGTAACGAGTTGGAACCCACTCGCCTGGGATCATACGCAGCACCCCATCGCGACTCGGGGGACAAGCAGGACAAGGAAGTGGCAGTGAGGAGTGGATCAACATGGAAGAAGGCATTAAACCCTTTCAAAGGCAAACGTAGCGACGATG ACGATGCGTATACCTGGGACGACCCCAACGACCCCGGACACACCATCTTCGCACTCAGGGAAGACATGCTCGCTCTATGGAGAGACCCATTCGTCCAAGACGTGCTTCACAAGCGGAGACTGCAGCTCGAACACACTGCCGGATT CTTCCTAAATGACATGGAACGCATCACCGAAAGGCGGTACATCCCCACCGACG ATGATGTACTCCGTGCGCGATTAAAGACGCTTGGTGTAGTTGAGCACCACTTTGCGTTGGATAGGGGTGCGGAAAAGGGTGTCGATTGGAGAATCT ACGACGTTGGAGGAGCTCGTGGACAAAGACACGTCTGGGCACCGTTTTTCTCTGATG TCAACGCCATCATTTTCCTAGCT CCCATCTCGGCATTCGACCAAATGCTCGCCGAAGACCGTCGAGTCAACAGAATAGAAGACTCGATCCAGCTGTTCAAGATGGTGTGTGGTAACAAATTACTGGCCAAC CTCTGCGTTCCATACGTAGTCATGGGCGCAAAGAAGGTAGTCTTGGTCAGGGTTGGATTCCAGACGCGACCGGGTTTACGCCCTACGTTGGTTGACGTAATCGTCACCACCCACTCTTGTACCCCATTGACC GTCAACATTGTCCTCTTTCTCAATAAATGCGACTTGCTCAAAAAGAAACTTGCCTCGGGTATCAAGGTGAGCAAGTACGTCACGAGTTATGGGGAGCGTCCGAACGACTATGAGCATGTCTCAAAAT ATTTCCGAACGAAATTCGGAGCGATTCAACGGGATTATTCTGTTGCCCCTCGCGAGTTGTATGTTCACTTGACGTCGGTGACGGATACTCGAGCGACGAGCGCAATTATTCACAATG TCCGAGATATCATCCTAAGACAAAACCTGAAAAACTCAAGCCTCATGTAA
- a CDS encoding poly(A)+ RNA export protein yields the protein MSIFGSNPSTTEVKDTELVDPPSDSISCMSFSPTADYLAVGSWNHEVRLYEIGPQGQSQGKAMFKHDGPVLSVCWNKEGNKVFSGGMDKTARMFDVQTGQTTQVAAHDDAIKSVRWVDAQGGILATGSWDKTIKVFNLFVLVWRVLTRLEYWDLRQSTPVAKVDLPERCYTMDVVYPLLVVGTADRQVLVYDLTSPTTVFRTITSPLKWQTRVVSCFPTGKGFGMGSIEGRVAMQYIDEKEASNNFSFRCHRKDQGLSKNNTQIFSVNDISFHPVHGTFSTAGADGVVSFWDGDSKTRLKSLDAASGPISCTAFNRTGSLLAYAVSYEWSQGHKGMTPDLPNKIMIHQTKDDEVKRRPRK from the exons ATGAGTATATTCGGTTCGAACCCTAGTACGACAGAGGTGAAGGACACGGAACTCGTTGATCCTCCCAGTGATTCCATATCATGTATGAGTTTCAGTCCGACAGCGGATTACCTTGCTGTCGGAAGTTGGAATCATGAA GTCCGGCTGTACGAAATTGGCCCTCAAGGCCAGAGTCAAGGCAAAGCAATGTTCAAACACGATGGACCAGTATTGAGTGTTTGCTGGAACAAG GAAGGTAACAAGGTGTTCTCTGGGGGGATGGACAAG ACTGCTCGAATGTTTGATGTTCAAACCGGTCAAACAACGCAAGTTGCTGCCCATGACGATGCAATCAAATCCGTTAGGTGGGTTGATGCTCAAGGTGGAATTCTTGCCACTGGCAGCTGGGACAAGACTATCAAGGTATTTAACCTTTTTGTCCTTGTGTGGCGCGTGCTTACCCGGCTTGAGTACTGGGATCTCCGGCAATCAACACCAGTGGCCAAAGTTGACTTGCCTGAGCGATGCTATACTATGGATGTCGTATACCCATTGCTGGTTGTTGGTACAGCCGATCGCCAAGTACTTGTATATGATCTAACTAGCCCAACGACGGTGTTCCGC ACCATTACATCGCCTCTGAAATGGCAAACCCGGGTAGTATCATGTTTCCCCACCGGGAAGGGATTTGGAATGGGAAGCATTGAAGGACGAGTTGCGATGCA ATATATCGATGAAAAAGAAGCGAG CAACAACTTCTCGTTTAGATGTCACCGCAAAGATCAAGGCCTCTCGAAAAATAACACACAGATATTCTCCGTTAACGATATCTCGTTCCACCCTGTGCACGGGACTTTTAGCACA GCTGGGGCCGACGGCGTTGTGAGCTTCTGGGACGGTGACTCGAAAACAAGATTAAAGT CCCTGGATGCAGCCTCTGGACCCATTTCCT GCACCGCATTCAATAGAACTGGCTCTCTCCTTGCTTATGCCGTATCTTACGAATGGAGTCAAGGCCACAAAGGTATGACACCCGACCTTCCGAATAAAATCATGATCCATCAAACCAAAGACGACGAAGTCAAG CGCCGTCCAAGAAAATAA
- a CDS encoding Vegetative incompatibility protein HET-E-1 — MNSKPKSKREKARRWFSGQSRASGSVNDDRADTSSEHSTNISTSKSPSRTAMFSRLFGSKSGTWAGLRVSLKTLRDTPAMFGPLVSAASILLECFDTVEAVARNQQDYEELAAELDVLTKSLLTTHKGAGLGSSTDCIAGIAIAIEREAREIKNKTEHSAGRRVLMANADEQDLMRRYGRIQSLFRQLQANVGMSTWANTNELIMDARLAKLSAEKKATYNSLLSASTNRRTCTEGTRVSILSKLERWVSAPDQKAVYWMSGMAGTGKTTIACTFAKWLETEKLLAASFFCTRTSADCRDVTRIVPTVAYQLARYCIPFQSALCDVLGRDPDLGTKDIRTQFERLLVDPLNQIKNDIPSNLVVVIDALDECDDQRGVEQVLDILFKHASQLPIRFFVTSRPEAEIYTTMTIHATSRAAIYLHDIEKSLVSADIQLYLKQELGSRIHELSTEVLEQLVDRSGVLFIYAATLVRYICFTASKVDPYQRLKSVLGLTAESGRENSPIDALYTAVLKSALEDGRLGGSEKETVRAVLRTVLFAQEPISLETIAALSKVDGTRQVEYALNALRSVLHHSEATNLVTTLHVSIPDFMFSQARSGQYHCDVKEHSPGLASRCFGVMKDQLRFNICDLPSSFIRDSQVDNIQVRIKTKISSTLAYACRYWPSHLVQTTVSEDMVTALKEFLSARLLFWMEESASELSEVGQWVDDASNFCTSYAASPASQSTPHIYISCLPFCPRSSSVYTHYWHRMQGLLELKGSLMDRRDPASVATWNMGSPVYSVTYSVDGSRVAVGCEDGTVSTRNAYDGTVVVGPFQAHTDRVRSAVFSRDGMLIASGSDDRTIRVWDVCTGSPVAGPFQGHIHWVLSVSFSPDSKRIVSGSQDKTVCIWSAVDGTLLCGPLHGHIGSVRSVTYSPDGTLIASASFDNTIRLWCSDDGTPAASPLQGHTSYVYSVVFSPDGTLLVSGSEDMTVRVWRVSDGLAVTTPFQGHTSGVTSVAVSADGTLAVSGSDDCTVRVWRIADGSLAAGPFFGQSGRIWSVGYSPDGTRVIAGSYDRTVRVWNVREGIVPSPSSDHVLPKIRSLWFSPDHGYVLTESDKDEMQMWDVSNGTSQPAPSEMQPPGPPSHVTSPDSSCTAQADSYGRLVKVMRADDGTVAAGPFEPAPRVWQFTDDSALVIVGSEDGTIRGVSLQTGETVYRLRSAGDDYVDLIAQCLDGSLLASVDDNSYSSRSLRVWSTTSPILHHETGLYQAQ; from the exons ATGAATAGCAAGCCAAAGTCTAAGCGGGAAAAGGCTCGGCGGTGGTTTAGTGGCCAGTCGC GTGCTTCAGGCTCAGTCAACGATGATCGTGCAGATACCTCTAGTGAACATAGCACAAATATCTCGACTAGTAAATCACCCTCTCGTACCGCTATGTTTTCCCGTTTGTTCGGATCTAAGAGTGGGACATGGGCTGGGTTGCGGGTGTCGCTCAAAACCCTGAGGGACACCCCTGCCATGTTTGGCCCCCTTGTCTCGGCAGCCAGCATACTTCTTGAATGCTTTGACACCGTCGAG GCGGTTGCAAGAAACCAGCAAGACTACGAAGAACTAGCAGCCGAGCTTGATGTACTCACTAAATCACTTTTGACCACCCATAAAGGAGCGGGTTTAGGCTCATCTACTGACTGTATAGCTGGAATCGCAAT TGCTATCGAGCGGGAGGCAAGAGAGATCAAAAACAAGACCGAGCATAGCGCTGGGAGACGGGTCCTGATGGCAAACGCGGACGAGCAAGACCTGATGAGGCGGTATGGGCGGATACAGTCGCTATTCCGGCAGCTTCAG GCCAACGTCGGGATGAGCACCTGGGCTAATACTAACGAGCTAATTATG GATGCCCGACTTGCAAAGTTGAGTGCGGAGAAGAAAGCAACCTACAACTCCCTGCTGTCTGCCTCGACCAACAGGCGGACATGCACCGAAGGCACACGAGTCAGCATCCTCTCCAAGCTCGAACGTTGGGTGTCTGCCCCGGACCAAAAGGCGGTGTACTGGATGAGCGGAATGGCCGGCACCGGCAAGACCACCATCGCATGCACCTTTGCCAAATGGCTCGAGACCGAAAAACTCCTAGCAGCGAGCTTCTTCTGCACAAGGACGTCTGCCGACTGCCGCGACGTAACTCGGATCGTACCGACAGTGGCATACCAGCTCGCACGGTACTGCATCCCGTTCCAGTCGGCACTATGCGACGTTCTCGGACGCGACCCAGACTTAGGAACGAAGGACATCAGGACGCAGTTCGAACGGCTGCTAGTCGACCCACTGAACCAAATCAAGAACGACATACCGAGCAAcctggtggtggtgatcgATGCGCTGGACGAGTGCGACGACCAACGAGGGGTGGAACAAGTACTGGATATACTGTTCAAGCACGCCAGTCAGCTGCCGATCAGGTTCTTCGTGACGAGTCGACCCGAGGCGGAGATCTACACGACAATGACGATACACGCAACGTCACGCGCGGCGATATACCTACACGACATCGAAAAGTCACTGGTCAGCGCAGATATCCAGTTATACCTAAAGCAGGAGCTTGGTTCGAGGATCCACGAGCTGTCGACTGAAGTACTCGAGCAGCTAGTGGACAGATCGGGGGTGTTATTCATCTATGCGGCTACCCTGGTTCGATATATCTGCTTCACGGCTTCCAAGGTCGACCCCTACCAACGACTGAAGTCGGTGCTGGGTTTGACCGCCGAGTCAGGCAGAGAAAACTCACCGATCGATGCACTATATACAGCGGTACTAAAATCGGCGCTTGAAGACGGAAGGCTGGGAGGATCGGAGAAAGAGACTGTGCGCGCGGTGCTACGGACGGTGCTGTTTGCCCAAGAGCCGATATCACTCGAGACGATTGCGGCACTATCCAAAGTCGACGGAACGCGGCAAGTGGAATACGCGCTGAATGCGCTCCGCTCCGTGCTGCACCATTCGGAGGCTACAAACCTGGTGACCACGCTGCATGTATCGATTCCGGACTTCATGTTCAGCCAGGCTCGGTCAGGCCAATACCACTGCGACGTCAAGGAGCATAGTCCAGGGCTGGCGAGTCGATGCTTTGGGGTGATGAAGGACCAGCTACGGTTCAACATATGCGACCTGCCATCGTCATTCATACGCGACAGCCAGGTCGACAACATACAGGTCCGAATCAAGACCAAGATCTCGTCGACACTGGCGTATGCATGCCGCTACTGGCCAAGTCATCTAGTTCAGACGACGGTGTCGGAAGACATGGTGACGGCGCTGAAGGAGTTCCTATCCGCTCGgctgctgttctggatggag GAATCGGCGTCTGAATTGTCTGAGGTGGGGCAATGGGTCGACGATGCCAGCAACTTCTGCACCAGCTATGCCGCCAGCCCAGCGTCGCAATCCACTCCACATATCTACATCTCATGCCTGCCTTTCTGTCCTCGGTCGAGCTCGGTATATACGCACTACTGGCATCGGATGCAAGGGCTGCTGGAGCTGAAGGGAAGCCTGATGGACCGCAGAGACCCAGCCTCAGTGGCAACCTGGAACATGGGCTCGCCAGTATACTCGGTGACGTACTCGGTGGATGGGAGTCGAGTGGCAGTGGGATGCGAAGACGGAACAGTGAGCACACGGAACGCATACGATGGCACGGTGGTTGTTGGGCCATTCCAGGCTCACACCGACCGGGTGCGTTCGGCGGTGTTCTCGCGTGATGGCATGCTTATTGCGTCTGGGTCAGATGATCGCACGATCCGCGTGTGGGACGTGTGCACCGGAAGTCCCGTTGCCGGCCCATTCCAGGGTCACATCCACTGGGTCCTCTCGGtctcgttctcacccgacagcAAGCGCATAGTCTCTGGCTCCCAGGACAAGACCGTTTGTATATGGAGCGCAGTCGATGGCACACTGCTTTGCGGCCCATTGCACGGTCATATCGGATCGGTCcgctccgtgacgtactcgcCCGACGGCACTCTCATTGCCTCTGCCTCCTTCGACAACACGATCCGACTGTGGTGCTCGGACGACGGCACTCCTGCTGCTTCGCCGCTTCAAGGCCATACCAGCTATGTCTACTCCGTTGTATTCAGTCCTGATGGCACTTTGCTTGTCAGCGGGTCAGAAGACATGACCGTTCGTGTGTGGAGGGTGTCTGATGGGTTGGCTGTCACCACTCCGTTTCAGGGCCATACAAGTGGCGTCACCTCGGTGGCAGTGTCGGCTGATGGCACACTTGCTGTCTCTGGCTCTGATGATTGTACTGTGCGAGTGTGGAGGATCGCCGATGGGTCGCTTGCTGCCGGTCCGTTTTTTGGCCAAAGCGGGAGGATTTGGTCAGTTGGGTACTCACCGGATGGGACTCGAGTTATCGCTGGCTCTTATGATCGAACGGTGCGAGTGTGGAATGTGCGCGAGGGCATAGTGCCTTCTCCCTCATCAGATCATGTTCTACCCAAAATTAGATCCCTCTGGTTCTCACCCGACCATGGCTACGTATTGACCGAATCGGACAAGGATGAAATGCAGATGTGGGATGTTTCAAATGGTACATCTCAGCCAGCACCATCCGAGATGCAGCCTCCCGGCCCGCCATCTCACGTAACATCTCCCGACAGCTCATGCACTGCCCAAGCGGATTCGTATGGAAGGCTAGTAAAGGTTATGCGGGCGGATGATGGGACTGTGGCTGCTGGGCCGTTTGAGCCCGCCCCTCGAGTATGGCAGTTTACGGACGATAGTGCCCTTGTCATTGTGGGTTCCGAGGACGGCACGATCCGAGGCGTATCTCTGCAAACTGGAGAGACCGTATACCGATTACGTTCTGCTGGGGACGACTATGTTGACCTGATTGCACAATGCTTGGATGGCTCACTTCTTGCGTCCGTTGACGACAATTCCTACTCCAGTCGTAGCCTACGAGTCTGGAGTACAACCTCGCCTATTCTGCATCACGAAACCGGGCTCTATCAGGCCCAATAA